One Cuculus canorus isolate bCucCan1 chromosome 1, bCucCan1.pri, whole genome shotgun sequence DNA segment encodes these proteins:
- the BIRC2 gene encoding baculoviral IAP repeat-containing protein 2 isoform X1, producing the protein MHTTTSQRKTCPILPKLSIMNIMENSPFLASIRKQSAFCGELKYELSCELYRMSTFSTFPSNVPVSERSLARAGFYYTGVQDKVKCFSCGLTLGSWQPGDNAMEKHKQLYPTCSFVQDMLSMNNLGLSSRSAFSPLVTNNLSPSLHSISLSPSFEQVGYFSGSFSSFPQDPITTRAVEDLSALRSEFHNPSMSTEDARLRTFHSWPLTFLSPTDLAKAGLYYLGTADKVACFTCGGQLSNWEPKDNAMSEHRRHFPNCPFVEKLTRDPLSFNVSNVSMQTHEARVKTFINWPARIPVQPEQLADAGFYYVGRNDDVKCFCCDGGLRCWESGDDPWIEHAKWFPRCEYLLHVKGGEFVSQIQARFPHLLEQLLSTSDTMPVDESIDPPIIHFEPGESPSEDAIMMNTPVVKAALEMGFSRRLIKQTVQSKILATGENYKTINDLVSDLLTAEDEKKEEEKERQFEELESDDLSLIRKNRKALFQHLTCVLPILGSLLSAKVITEIEHDVIKQKTQTPLQARELIDTVLVKGNEAASIFRNCLRDCDPELYKDLFVEKNLKYVPTEDISGLPMEEQLRRLQEERTCKVCMDKEVSIVFIPCGHLVVCKECAPSLRKCPICRGTIKGTVRTFLS; encoded by the exons ATGCACACAACTACCTCCCAGAGGAAGACTTGTCCCATTCTTCCAAAATTGTCCATTATGAACATAATGGAAAATAGCCCTTTCTTGGCTAGCATCAGGAAGCAGAGTGCTTTTTGTGGTGAACTGAAGTATGAATTATCCTGTGAACTCTACAGAATGTCAACGTTTTCTACTTTCCCCAGTAATGTGCCGGTGTCAGAACGGAGTCTTGCCCGGGCTGGGTTTTATTACACTGGCGTGCAAGATAAAGTTAAGTGCTTCAGTTGTGGCTTGACATTGGGCAGCTGGCAACCAGGAGATAATGCTATGGAAAAACATAAACAGCTGTATCCTACCTGCAGTTTTGTTCAAGACATGCTTTCAATGAACAACCTCGGACTGTCTTCTCGTTCTGCTTTTTCACCTCTGGTCACGAACAACCTCTCACCATCTCTACATTCCATATCCCTTTCTCCAAGTTTTGAACAAGTTGGCTATTTCAGCGgctctttttccagttttcctcaAGACCCAATAACTACTAGGGCAGTTGAAGACCTTTCAGCCTTGAGATCTGAATTTCACAATCCTTCCATGAGTACAGAAGATGCCAGACTGCGTACTTTTCACTCATGGCCATTGACATTTCTCTCACCCACTGATCTGGCAAAGGCTGGTCTTTATTACTTAGGGACAGCAGACAAAGTTGCTTGTTTTACCTGTGGAGGCCAGCTGAGTAACTGGGAACCAAAAGATAATGCTATGTCAGAGCATCGGAGACACTTTCCTAACTGCCCTTTTGTGGAAAAACTTACCCGAGACCCACTAAGTTTCAACGTTTCAAATGTGAGCATGCAAACCCATGAAGCGCGTGTTAAAACATTCATAAATTGGCCAGCTAGAATTCCAGTTCAGCCTGAACAGCTTGCGGATGCTGGCTTTTACTATGTAG gtcGCAATGATGATGTCAAGTGTTTTTGCTGTGATGGTGGGTTAAGGTGCTGGGAATCTGGAGATGACCCATGGATTGAGCATGCAAAGTGGTTTCCAAG GTGTGAGTATCTGCTTCATGTAAAAGGAGGAGAGTTTGTAAGTCAAATCCAGGCCAGGTTCCCCCATCTTCTTGAACAG CTGTTGTCAACCTCTGATACGATGCCTGTAGATGAAAGCATCGATCCCCCAA TTATTCATTTTGAACCTGGAGAGAGTCCTTCAGAAGATGCCATCATGATGAACACGCCTGTGGTCAAAGCTGCCTTGGAGATGGGGTTCAGTCGAAGGCTAATAAAGCAAACGGTGCAAAGTAAAATCTTGGCCACTGGAGAAAACTACAAGACTATTAATGATCTTGTGTCTGATCTGCTTACTGCTGAGGAcgagaagaaggaagaagagaaagaaaggcagtTTGAAGAACTTGAATCAG ATGATTTGTCCTTAATCCGGAAGAATCGAAAGGCTTTATTCCAGCATTTAACGTGTGTACTTCCAATCCTTGGGAGTTTACTATCAGCAAAAGTGATAACGGAAATCGAGCATGATGTTATTAAGCAAAAGACTCAGACACCGTTGCAAGCAAGGGAACTGATAGATACAGTTTTAGTGAAAGGAAATGAAGCAGCCAGCATATTCAGAAACTGTCTACGAGATTGTGATCCTGAACTATACAAAGATTTATTTG TTGAGAAGAACTTGAAGTATGTTCCCACAGAAGATATTTCAG gTTTACCTATGGAAGAACAACTAAGGAGATTGCAAGAGGAAAGAACATGTAAAGTTTGCATGGACAAAGAAGTTTCTATTGTTTTTATTCCCTGTGGTCACTTAGTGGTGTGCAAAGAGTGTGCCCCGTCCCTTAGAAAATGCCCTATTTGCAGGGGGACAATAAAGGGTACAGTTCGTACCTTTCTTTCATAA
- the BIRC2 gene encoding baculoviral IAP repeat-containing protein 2 isoform X2, whose protein sequence is MHTTTSQRKTCPILPKLSIMNIMENSPFLASIRKQSAFCGELKYELSCELYRMSTFSTFPSNVPVSERSLARAGFYYTGVQDKVKCFSCGLTLGSWQPGDNAMEKHKQLYPTCSFVQDMLSMNNLGLSSRSAFSPLVTNNLSPSLHSISLSPSFEQVGYFSGSFSSFPQDPITTRAVEDLSALRSEFHNPSMSTEDARLRTFHSWPLTFLSPTDLAKAGLYYLGTADKVACFTCGGQLSNWEPKDNAMSEHRRHFPNCPFVEKLTRDPLSFNVSNVSMQTHEARVKTFINWPARIPVQPEQLADAGFYYVGRNDDVKCFCCDGGLRCWESGDDPWIEHAKWFPRCEYLLHVKGGEFVSQIQARFPHLLEQLLSTSDTMPVDESIDPPIIHFEPGESPSEDAIMMNTPVVKAALEMGFSRRLIKQTVQSKILATGENYKTINDLVSDLLTAEDEKKEEEKERQFEELESGLPMEEQLRRLQEERTCKVCMDKEVSIVFIPCGHLVVCKECAPSLRKCPICRGTIKGTVRTFLS, encoded by the exons ATGCACACAACTACCTCCCAGAGGAAGACTTGTCCCATTCTTCCAAAATTGTCCATTATGAACATAATGGAAAATAGCCCTTTCTTGGCTAGCATCAGGAAGCAGAGTGCTTTTTGTGGTGAACTGAAGTATGAATTATCCTGTGAACTCTACAGAATGTCAACGTTTTCTACTTTCCCCAGTAATGTGCCGGTGTCAGAACGGAGTCTTGCCCGGGCTGGGTTTTATTACACTGGCGTGCAAGATAAAGTTAAGTGCTTCAGTTGTGGCTTGACATTGGGCAGCTGGCAACCAGGAGATAATGCTATGGAAAAACATAAACAGCTGTATCCTACCTGCAGTTTTGTTCAAGACATGCTTTCAATGAACAACCTCGGACTGTCTTCTCGTTCTGCTTTTTCACCTCTGGTCACGAACAACCTCTCACCATCTCTACATTCCATATCCCTTTCTCCAAGTTTTGAACAAGTTGGCTATTTCAGCGgctctttttccagttttcctcaAGACCCAATAACTACTAGGGCAGTTGAAGACCTTTCAGCCTTGAGATCTGAATTTCACAATCCTTCCATGAGTACAGAAGATGCCAGACTGCGTACTTTTCACTCATGGCCATTGACATTTCTCTCACCCACTGATCTGGCAAAGGCTGGTCTTTATTACTTAGGGACAGCAGACAAAGTTGCTTGTTTTACCTGTGGAGGCCAGCTGAGTAACTGGGAACCAAAAGATAATGCTATGTCAGAGCATCGGAGACACTTTCCTAACTGCCCTTTTGTGGAAAAACTTACCCGAGACCCACTAAGTTTCAACGTTTCAAATGTGAGCATGCAAACCCATGAAGCGCGTGTTAAAACATTCATAAATTGGCCAGCTAGAATTCCAGTTCAGCCTGAACAGCTTGCGGATGCTGGCTTTTACTATGTAG gtcGCAATGATGATGTCAAGTGTTTTTGCTGTGATGGTGGGTTAAGGTGCTGGGAATCTGGAGATGACCCATGGATTGAGCATGCAAAGTGGTTTCCAAG GTGTGAGTATCTGCTTCATGTAAAAGGAGGAGAGTTTGTAAGTCAAATCCAGGCCAGGTTCCCCCATCTTCTTGAACAG CTGTTGTCAACCTCTGATACGATGCCTGTAGATGAAAGCATCGATCCCCCAA TTATTCATTTTGAACCTGGAGAGAGTCCTTCAGAAGATGCCATCATGATGAACACGCCTGTGGTCAAAGCTGCCTTGGAGATGGGGTTCAGTCGAAGGCTAATAAAGCAAACGGTGCAAAGTAAAATCTTGGCCACTGGAGAAAACTACAAGACTATTAATGATCTTGTGTCTGATCTGCTTACTGCTGAGGAcgagaagaaggaagaagagaaagaaaggcagtTTGAAGAACTTGAATCAG gTTTACCTATGGAAGAACAACTAAGGAGATTGCAAGAGGAAAGAACATGTAAAGTTTGCATGGACAAAGAAGTTTCTATTGTTTTTATTCCCTGTGGTCACTTAGTGGTGTGCAAAGAGTGTGCCCCGTCCCTTAGAAAATGCCCTATTTGCAGGGGGACAATAAAGGGTACAGTTCGTACCTTTCTTTCATAA